One Actinomycetospora corticicola genomic window, CTGCTGCGCGTCCACGTGGTGGACGGGCGGCTGCGCCGGACGTCGCGGGACGGCGTGGTGGGCGATGCCCCCGGCGTCCTCGAGGACCACGCGGCGCTGGCGGAGGGGCTGCTCGCGCTGCACCAGGCGACCGGGGAGGCCCGGTGGCTCGACGAGGCGTGCCGGCTGCTCGACCTCGCCCTGACCCACTTCGCCGACGCCGACCCCGGCCTGTTCTGGGACACCGCCGACGACGCCGAGGCACTCGTCAGCCGCCCGCGGGAGATCACCGACGGCGCCACACCGTGCGGCTCGTCGGTGCTGACCGCCGCCCTGCTGACGGCGTCCGTGCTCGTCGGTCCGGAGCGCTCCGCCCGGTACCGCGAGGCCGCCGACGCGGCCCTCACGACGGCGGGCACCCTGCTCGCCCGCCACGCCCGGTTCGCGGGCGGGTGGGCCGCGGCCGCGGAGGCGTCCCTGACGGGCCCGCTGCAGGTCGCGGTGGTCGGTGCGAGCCCGGCGGACCGGGAGACCCTGCTGGTCGCCGCCCGTCGCCACGCCCCGGGCGGGACCGTCGTGATCGGCGGCGAGCCCGACGCCCCGGGCGTCCCGTTGCTGGCCGCCCGCCCCCTCGTCGACGGCGGGCCCGCCGCCTACGTGTGTCGCGGGTTCGTCTGCGAGCGGCCCGTGACCACGCCCGACGAGCTCGCCGGGGCCCTGCACGCGGGCTGACCGCCGCCCCGAGGTGCACACCAGGCAGCCCCGACGGCTCGGGAGCCTGCCTGACGTGGACCTCGCGGCGGGTCGCCCCACCCGAGGGGAGGGGCGTCCGCTCACCGCGAACCGGCTCGACCGCTGCACCCTCGTAATGCTGTAATCAATGCATCGCACGACGGCGACGCACGAAGGAGCCGATGATGATGGTGGGACGAGGACACCGGGGACGCCCGAGCGGCGGGGGACGGGTCGGTCGGGGCGGACGCCCCGCGAACGACCTCCCCGCGGTCGACGACCTCGAGGCCTGGCTGGCCGGGCGGCTACCCGACGGCTGGTTCGTGGGCACCCCCGAGGTGACCGTGGACCGCGAGGAGATCCTGATCGTCGGGCAGCTGGCCGCCCCCGAGGTCGAGGGCGACGCCGCCGCCCGGGCCGCGAGCGCGGTCGGACGGATCAGCCGGTTCCGCGAGGAGTCCCGCGAGGACCGGATGGAGATCGCACGGCAGGCCGAGCACCGCTACGGGCGCAAGGTCGCGTGGGGCGCGCGGATCGCGGACGGCGACGGCGGGGTGGAGGAGCTCTTCACCACGCTGTCGGTGCCGGTGATGACGCGGCTGCGCCAGCCGGAGCGTCGGGTGCTGGACACGCTGGTCGACGCCGGGGTGGCGCGCTCGCGCTCGGAGGCGCTGGCCTGGGCGGTCGCCCTGGTCGGGGAGCACACCGAGCCGTGGCTCGCGGAGCTCCGCGAGGCGATGAGCACGGTGGACGAGCTCCGCACCCGGGGGCCGCGCCTGGACCCCCTATCGGCGTCCTCGGATGCATTGTCGGGAGCTACGGCGGAGGAGATCCCGGAGGAGACGCCCGAGGAACAGGACGGGCCCGGCGGGGATCAGGCGTAGAGGATCAGCCAGATCGCGATGTGGTGACAGATCGCGGCGACGACGGTCGCCGCGTGGAAGAACTCGTGGTAGCCGAAGGTGTTCGGCCAGCCGCGCGGTCGCCGCAGGGCGAAGCCCACGGCGCCGAGGGTGTAGAACGCGCCGCCCACCACGAGCAGCACGAACGCGGCGACGCCGCCGCGGGCGAGCAGGTCGGGGAGCACGAACACCGCGACCCAGCCGAGGGCCAGGTAGATCGGGACGCCGATCCACCGCGACGTGTGCGGGCGCAGCAGCTTGAGGGCCGCGCCCGCGAGGGCGCCGACCCAGACGACGGCGAGGACGATCAGGCCGGTGGTCTCGGGCAGCGCCAGCACCGCGAAGGGCGTGTACGTCCCGGCGATGAACACGAAGATCATCGCGTGGTCGAGGCGCTTCATCGTGGTGCGGGCGCGGACCGAGGTCCACGACCTCCGGTGGTAGAGCGCGCTGACCCCGAAGACGCCGAGCACCGTCGCCGAGTACACGGCGACCGCAGCGGCGGCCTCGCCCGACACCGTGGCGCCGGCGAGGGCGATCAGCGTGGCCCCGGCGGCGATGCCCACGGCGAAGGACCACAGGTGCAGCCAGCCCCGCAGCCGCGGCTTGACGGGCGTCGTCCGGTGGGAGTCGACGATGGTCACGCCTGCAGAGAGTAGGACAACGGGCTGTGAATGCGGAGAACTCCCGTGGTCGAGTGGGTGACGAGGGGGTCCGGGCGGGGTGGGTGGCCGCGTAGCCTGGCCGCCCGTGAGCGTGCGCGACAACATCCGTGAGGTGGCCTACTCGCTCTACGAGCGACGGCTGCGTCGCAAGGTCGCCGCCAGCCACCCGCCCCGTCACGTCGGGGTGATCCTCGACGGCAACCGCCGCTGGGCGAAGGAGGTCGGCCTCACCGACCCCAGCGACGGGCACCGGGTCGGGGCCCGCAAGATCGTCGACATGCTCGACTGGGCCGACGAGGCCGGCGTCGAGGTCGTCACGCTCTTCATGCTCTCCACCGACAACGTCGGTCGGCCGCCGGCGGAGCTCGAGGCGCTGCTGGAGATCATCGCCACCGCCGTGGAGGGCCTCGCCGCGCCGGACCGGGACTGGCGGCTGCGCATCGTCGGTTCCCTGGACCTGGTGCCGGCCCCGACCGCCGCGCGGTTGACGGCGGCGGCGGACTCGACGCAGGGCCGCACGGGACTGCAGGTCAACGCGGCCGTCGGCTACGGCGGACGGCAGGAGATCGCGGACGCGGTGCGCAAGCTGCTGCTGCGCCACGCGGAGGCGGGGACGTCGATCGAGGAGCTCGCCGAGGTCCTCGACGTCGACCACATCGCGGAGAACCTCTACACGACGGGCCAGCCCGACCCGGACCTGGTGATCCGGACCTCGGGGGAGCAGCGGCTCTCGGGGTTCCTCATGTGGCAGTCGGTGTACTCGGAGTTCTATTTCACCGAGGCGTTCTGGCCGCAGTTCCGGCGCATCGATTTCCTGCGGGCGCTGCGGGACTATTCCGAACGCAATCGCCGGTACGGCGGATAGGGCGCACAGCACGACGCACCGGCGCACCCGTGCCATCCCCCGATGGGCACGGATACGCCGGTGCGTCGCCGTTCATGCATCAACTCTTCCCGACGGCGGGTGCGGGTCCGCTCCCACACTTTCCGCGTCCGTCGTCCGGGGAGATCAGGTCGTGCTCGTCGAACACACGTCGGCGGGTGCGGAGCCGCTCCCAGGGCTCCGGCACCCGCCGTCGTGGAGCGGATCAGCCGTTGACGGCGCCCAGGAGGCCGATCGCGGCGCTGATCGGGGCCTGGACGTTCGTGTTGCCCAGGTTCACGAGGCCGGTCTGGTCGCCGAAGAAGCCCTGCTCGTTGCTGGCCGACGGGCTGAAGTCGTCGTCGCTGAAGCGGATGTTGCCGCGGTCGTTGTCACGGTCACGGTCGCCGTGGTGGTGGCCGTGGTCGTGGCCGCGGTCCCAGCTGTGGTCGTGGCCGGTGGAGGAGGGCATGTCGCCCGCGAACGCGGTCCCGGAGAGCGCCGCCACGCCCGCCGCGGTACCCAGCACGATCATTCCCGCCTTCTTCAGCAGCATTCGAGATTCTCCTCAGGAGTGTGTGGTTCCCCGATTCGGTACCGGGGAGCCGCTTTCGTGTTTTCCGATCTCACGGACGGTGTGACCGGATGACATGAACTCTAACGGGGCGACCCCGACGAAGGATTCGCCGGTTACCCGATCGAGTGGCACCTACTTCACACTGCGACTTGAGTGCATTCTCCGGGTGAGACGTGCTGCAGAAGGCGGTCCGACCGGCGCCCGGTGAGCGCATTCAGCTGTCGCTGCGTGATCCACCTCGACACCCGACCGTCGTATTCAGCGACGCGGTGTCCGCTCCGAGGCCCGATCCGGCGACGACGGGTAACGTTCCCCGACGGTGGACGGAACGGACGACGACGGCCTCGACGGGGTCGCTCGGGCCTACGTGCGGCTCGGCCTGCGCCTCGGACGCGTGGTGCCCGGCCTCGTCGACGCCCACCTCGGTGACGCCGCCGAGGCGGAGCGTGCGGAGGCGGGCCCGCCCCCCGATCCGGTCGCCCTGGGCAGGGAGGCGGTCGCGCTGCGCCACCGGCTCGCGGGCCGGTCCGGACGGCGGGTGGAGTACCTCGACGCGCAGCTCGCGGCCTGCGAGGTCGTCGCACAGCGGGCGGCCGGCGGCGAGGCGGAGTTCTCCGCGGAGGTCCGCGGGTGTCTGGGCGTCACGATCGCGCCGGGCGACCAGGACCACTACCGCGCCGCCCACGACGACCTGGCCGCCCTGCTCGGCGTCCCGCTGCGTCGGTTGCCCGCCGCGATGGCCGCGTTCCGCGACGCCGACCGGGTGCCGGCCGCGGTCCTGCGTGAGGCGACCGCGGCGGTGCTGGCGGGGCTGCGGGAGGCGACCGCGGACGCCGTCGGGCTGCCGGCGGGGGAGCGGGTCGACCTCGAGGTGGTGGCGGGCGCGCCGTGGGCCGGGTTCACCCGGCGGACCGGACCGCGCCGCTCGGTCATGCAGGTCGCGGTGGACGCCGGGCACCGCTGGAGCCACCTGGCCCTGCTCGCCGCGCACGAGGCCTACCCGGGCCACCACACCGAGGCGGCCCGGACCGAGGGCACCCGCCTCCCCGAGCGCACGCTGCTGCTCGCGCGGACCCCGCAGAGCCTCGTCGCCGAGGGGGCGGCGGAGCTGGGGCTCGAGGCCGTCGTCGGGCCGGACTGGGGACGGTGGTCCGCGGAGCGCCTCGCCCACGTCGCCGGGGCGCCCGGGCCGGACCGGGCCGCGCTGGGGCAGGCCCTCGAGACCGCGAGCGAGCCGCTCGCGAGCGTCCGCCAGGACGCCGCGCTGCTCCTGCACGGTTCGTCGGCACCCGACCGGGAGCACCGGGCGCGGGCCCACCTGCGGCGCTGGCTGCTGGTCGACGACGACCGCGCCGGCCGCATGCTGGGGTTCCTGCTGCACCCGCGCTGGCGGGTCCACACCACCACCTACGTCGAGGGAGCCCGCCTGGTGCGGCCCTGGCTCGCGGCGCGGCCGCCCGGTACGAGCGCGGGGACGCGCTTCGCGCGCCTGCTCGACGAGTCCTGGACCCCGGCGATGCTCCGCCGCGAGATCGAGGTGGCGGCCCGCGGCGAGCGGTACCCCCGACACGTCGACGACACGCCGATGTCGCCCAGCGTGTGACCTCCGACCCGAAATTGTCACGCTCGGCGCGCGACAACGACCGGTCACCGGCTGTACCGTCCGCCTCGACGGCGCCGTAGCGGATGCGGACCGTCCGGGGAGGCCGGAGAACGTGACGGGTCGGTTCGGGACACGGTGCCGTGGCACCGCCGGAGCTGCGGGGTCCGCCCCCGGCCCGGCGGCCCGTGGTCCCGTCGAACGGGCCGACGCGGCGGGAGGGCCGGCACCCGGTCCTCGTGCACGGCGTCGGAGAGGGAGGTCCCCCGGCGGGGGCCCGCCTCGACGGCACCGCATCACGACCTAGGTCAACTCGTCCCAGCGAGGACTCCGGTCGTGGGTGTCGCGACCGGCACGAGGGAGTAGCCGTGAGCGCAGAGCACGTCGCACAGCCCCCGTCGGTCACCCCGATCACGTACGTCCTGGACACCTCGGTCCTGCTCAGCGACCCGTGGGCCCCCACCCGCTTCGCCGAGCACGAGGTGGTCGTGCCGCTGGTCGTCATCACCGAGCTGGAGGGCAAGCGCCACCACCCGGAGCTCGGGTGGTTCGCCCGGGAGGCCCTGCGCCTCCTCGACGACCTCCGCATCCGGCACGGCCGGTTGGACCAGCCGATCGCGGTCACGCCCGAGGGCGGATCCCTGCGCATCGAGCTGAACCACACCGACCCGTCGGTCCTGCCCGCGGGCTTCCGCACCGGGGAGAACGACGCGCGCATCCTCGCGTGCGCCGCGAACCTCGCGAAGGAGGGCGCCCGGGTCACCCTGGTCACCAAGGACATGCCGCTGCGCGTCAAGGCGGCGGCGGTCGGGTTGCCGGCCGACGAGTACCACGCCCAGGACGTCGTGACGTCGGGCTGGACCGGCATGGCCGAGGTGACCGCCGACCCGCGCGAGATCGCCGACCTGTTCGCCGAGGGCCTGACCGACGTCGAGGCGGCCCGCGACCTGCCCTGCCACACCGGGCTGCGGCTGCTCGCGGGCGGCTCCTCCGCCCTCGGGCGCGTCACCCCGGACAAGCAGGTGCGCCTCGTCCGTGGCGACCGTGACGTCTTCGGGCTGCACGGGCGCTCCGCCGAGCAGCGCATCGCGATCGACCTGCTGAGCGACCCCGACGTCGGGATCGTCTCGCTCGGCGGCCGCGCCGGGACGGGCAAGTCGGCCGTGGCCCTCTGCGCGGGCCTCGAGGCGGTGCTCGAGCGCCAGCAGCACCGCAAGATCATCGTGTTCCGCCCCGTCTATGCCGTCGGTGGGCAGGACCTCGGCTACCTGCCCGGGGGCGGCGACGAGAAGATGGCCCCCTGGGCGCAGGCGGTGTTCGACACCCTCGGCGCGATGGTCTCGACGAACGTCGTCGAGGAGGTCATCGAGCGCGGCATGCTCGAGGTGCTCCCGCTGACCCACATCCGCGGACGCTCGCTGCACGACGCGTTCGTGATCGTGGACGAGGCCCAGTCCCTGGAGCGCAACGTCCTGCTGACCGTGCTCTCGCGGCTCGGCACCAACTCGCGGGTCGTGCTCACCCACGACGTCGCCCAGCGCGACAACCTGCGCGTCGGTCGCCACGACGGCATCGCCGCGGTGATCGAGAAGCTCAAGGGCCACCCGCTGTTCGCCCACGTCACGCTCACCCGCTCCGAGCGCTCGCCGATCGCGGCGCTCGTGACGGAGATGCTGGAGGGTGAGGCGGGCGGCGCGTAGCCCGTGTCGGGCGGAGGGCCCCGTCGGTCGGACACGTCGACCGACGGGGCCCTTCGTTCACGACGGCGGGTCGCGCCTCACCAGCCGGTCGGCAGGGGGCGACCCTCCGCGAAGCCGGACGCCGACTGGATGCCGAGCACCGCGCGCTCGTGGAACTCCTCGAGCGTCGACGCGCCGGTGTAGGTGCAGGCCGACCGGACACCGGCGCAGATCGAGTCGAGCAGGTCCTCGACGCCGGGGCGTGCCGGGTCGAGCCGCATCCGCGAGGACGAGATGCCCTCCTCGAACAGCCCCTTGCGGGCCCGGTCGAACGCCGAGTCGGTGCGGGTCCGGGCGGACACGGCGCGCTTCGACGCCATGCCGAACGACTCCTTGTACGGCGCGCCGTGCTCGTCGCGCTGCAGGTCGCCGGGGGACTCGTAGGTGCCGGCGAACCAGGAGCCGACCATCACCGCGGAGGCGCCCGCCGCGAGGGCCAGCGCCACGTCGCGGGGATGGCGCACCCCGCCGTCGGCCCAGATGTGCTTCCCGCGGGCCCGGGCGGCCGCGGCGCACTCGGCGACGGCGGAGAACTGCGGGCGCCCGACCCCGGTCGCCATCCGGGTGGTGCACATGGCGCCGGGGCCGACCCCGACCTTGACCACGTCCGCGCCCGCCTCGATGAGGTCGACGGTGCCGGCGGCGGTCACGACGTTGCCCGCCACGACGACGGCGTCCGGCGCCGCCGCGCGGACGGTGCGCAGCGCGGAGATCGTCTTCTCCTGGTGGCCGTGCGCGGTGTCGACCACGAGGACGTCGACGCCGGCGGCGACGAGTTCCTTGGTGCGGGTGGCGACGTCGCCGTTCACGCCCAGCGCCGCCGCCACCCGCAGGCGGCCGTCGGCGTCGAGGGCGGGCGCGTAGACCTCCGCGCGCAGGGCGCCGGTACGCGTCAGCACGCCGGCGAGGCGCCCGTCGGCCTCGATGCCGAGCGCGAGGTCACCGGCGCCGGGGGCGGACAGCGCGTCGAACACCGCGCGCGGCTCGGTGCCCACCGGCACCGTCACGGCCGGCACGAGGACGTCGGCGAGCCGGGTGAAGCGGTCGACGCCGGCGCAGTCGGCCTCGCGCACGACGCCGAGCGGTCGCCCGCCCTCGTCGGCGACCACCACCGCGCCGTGGGCCCGCTTGCTCACCAGGTTCAGCGCGTCCGCGACCGCCTCGCCCGGGTTCAGGACGACGGGGGTGTCCCAGACGGTGTGCCGCGACTTCACCCCGGCGACGGTGTCGGCGACGGCGGCCGGGTCGACGTCCTGCGGGATGACGGCCATCCCGCCGCGGCGCGCGAGCGTCTCGGCCATCCGGCGCCCGGAGACCGCCGTCATGTTCGCCGCGACGATCGGGATCGTGGCCCCGCTCGGGTCGGCCACCGCGAGGTCGACGTCGAACCGGGACGCCACGTCGGACCGCTCGGGGACGAGGAAGACGTCGTCGTAGGTCAGGTCGTGGGCCGGGGTATGGCCGTCGATGAACCGCACGTGCGCACAGGTTACCCGGCGCGCGGGGGAGTCAGCGACGAGCTGCGTCGACCCGCTCCTCGGCCTCCGCGACGAGCACGTCCAGGTCGACCCCCACGAGCCGCTCGCCGAGGTGGGCCTCGACGAGCGCCTCCACCTCCGCGGCGACGGCCGGATCGACGATGCGGACGGCACGCGGCATCTCGTCGGCCCCGGGGGCCAGCGAGATCGCGACGAGTGAGGTGGGCTCGTAGCTCGCCAGGCGGATCTCCATACGTCCGAGTGTGCCCCGACGACGGTCACGATCACAGGTCGTGCCGGTCACGCTCGGACGAGGGACTCCGTGCGCTCCACGAAGGCGGTCACCGGCGGCAGGGCGAGCATGGCCCGCTGGGCGGCCCGGGCGCGGTCGCGCACCGACCCGTCGTCGAGGACCGCCGTCAGGTCGGCGGCGAGCGAGGAGCCGTCCGTCCGCCGCCCGAGGCCGAGGGCGGCGATCCGGCCCGCGCTCGCGAACTGGTCCCCGAACTGCGGGAACGCCACCATCGGCACCCCGTGCCGGACCGCCTCGCGCACCGTGTTGTAGCCGCCGTGGGTGACCATCGCGTCGGCGACCTGCAGCAGCAGCGGCTGCGGGACCCACCGCTCCAGGTGGACGTGCGGGGCGGGCTCGACCTCGCAGGCCAGGCCGCCGGTGGCCACCACCACCTCCGCGTCCACCTCGTTCGCCGCCGCCACGAGCGCCCGCAGCCCGGCCGCCGGATCGACGGGCGGACCGCCCGGCGCCGACCGTCCGGAGCTCGCCATCATCGGCAGGGCCGTCCCGAGCGAGGCGACCACGAGGCGTCGCCCGGCCGGGAGCGCCGCGACCCACTCCGACAGCCGCCGCCCGTCGCGGTCCACCTCGTCGTCCTGTCGGTAGGCGAAGGCGTCCGGCAGCCACGACGGTGCGAAGGAGAACGCCGCGGGCATGCAGTCGAGCCGACCGTACGGCGCGAGGGCGTGCGCGTCGGCCGGGGCCGGCAGCCCGAGCTCGGTGCGGCACGCCGTCAGCAGCGGACCGACGTGCAGCGGGTCGAGGACGTGGGCGGCCCCGGACGGCGCCGGCAGGTGCGGCACGCCCAGCTCCTCGGCCCGCAGCATCCCGGCGAACTCCCCGCCGTCGCGCAGCACCAGGTCGACCGGGCCGAGCTCGCGCAGCGCCCGGACCTCGTCGACGAGGTGCTCGCCGGCGAACACGCGGGCCACGACGGCCGCCGGGTCGGGGTCGTCCCCCAGGGCCTCGATGCGCGGGACGAACCGGGCCGCCGCCTCGGACATCGGGACCAGCACCGGCGCCACCGTCACCGGGGCGCCGTCGAACGCGGACGCCAGGTCCGGGGGACAGGCCACCACCACGTCGTGCCCGGCCGCGCCGACCGCACGGGCGAACGGCAGGACGGCCCGGGCGTGCGAGGGCGACGCGGTGACGGTGGTGAGCATGCGCACGGATCGGGGATGCCCCGTCGTCGGGACGATCAGCGGCGCAGCGCCCGAAGTGTGTCGAGGGTGTCGGTCTCGGCGAGCGGCTTGTCGTCGCGGTAGCGGACCACCCGGGCGAAGCGCAGCGCGACACCACCGGGGTAGCGGGTGGACGTCTGCACCCCGTCGAGCTCGATCTCCACGACGATCTCCGGCCGCAGGTACACGGTGGACGCGTCGCGCGACGTCTCGTACTGCGGAAACGTCTCGGTCTGCCAGCGCAGGGTCTCGTCGGTCATCCCCTTGAAGGTCTTGCCGACCATCACGAACCCGTCGTCGGTACGGGCGCCGAGGTGGATGTTCGACAGCCACCCCCGCCGCCGTCCGGACCCCCACTCGCACGCCAGGACCACGAGGTCGAAGGTGTGCGACGGCTTGATCTTCTGCCAGGCCTTCCCGCGTCGGCCTGCGGTGTAGGTCGAGTCGAGGGCCTTGACCATCGAGCCCTCCTGGCCCGCCGCCAGCGCCTCGCGGATCGCCTCGGCGGCCCGCTCCGGCGTCGGGCGGAGCACCGACGGGATCACCCGGTCCCCGACGATCTCCGCGAGTTCCCGACGACGGGTCTCCAGGGGTTCGTCGACCAGGTCCCGGCCGTCACGGTGCAGGCAGTCGAAGTACCAGGGCTGCATCGCCCCGTTGCCCAGGCCCTTCATCGACTCCTGGAACGCCCGCGGCCGCCCGTCCTCCGCGACCGCGAGCGTCTCGCCGTCCAGCACGACGGTGTCCACGGGCAGTTCGCGGGTGAGCGCGACGATCTCCGGGACGGCGTCGGTGATCTCGTGCAGCGTGCGCGACCAGACCCGCACCTCGTCGCCGCGGCGGTGGACCTGGATGCGGGCGCCGTCGAGCTTGTGCTCGACGACGATCTCGCTGCCCAGGTCGGCCAGGGTGTCCTCGAGGGAGTCGCCGGGGGAGGCGAGCATCGGACGGACCGGCCGCATCACCTCGAGCCCGACCGCCTCCAGGGCGGCCACCGGGTCCTCGCTGCCCAGCGCCGTCCACGCGGTCTCGGGCAGCTGCCCGGAGAGCATGAACGCCCGGCGCACCACGTCGGCGGGCACCTCCGCAGCGGCGGCCACGGCCTCGACCATGAGCCCCTCGAGCGCGCCCTGACGCAGTTCGCCGCCGAGCAGCCGGACGAGGAAGCGGCCCTCGTCGGCGGTGGCGGCGCCGAGCAGCGCCGACAGCTCCGCCGACCGCCGGGCGCCCACCCCGGTCCCCGACCCGGCGAGCGCCGCCAGGCGGTCCAGCGCCGCCTCGACGTCGGGAACGGACAGCGACGGCTCGTCGGCCGGGGAGACCTCGACCCCGGACAGCGTCCGCCAGCCGATCCCGGTGCGGCCCTGCCGCATGAACCCGGCGAGCCACGCCGTCACCGGCGCCACCTCGCCGGGCGCCGCGTCGGCCAGGACCGCCGCGAGCGCGGCGGTCTTGGCCTTGCGGGACCGGGTCGCCCCGACCTCGGCGGAGGTCGCGACGACCCGGGCGAACAACACGGTCAGCTGTCCACCCGCGTCATGGCGAGCACGTCGAGCGCGGTGTCGAGCTGCTCCTGGGTGAGCTTGCCGTCGCGGACGTAGCCGTCGGCCTCGATGACCTCGCGGATCGTCCTGCGCTCCTTCATCGCCTTCTTCGCGATCTTCGCCGCCTCCTCGTAGCCGATGAGGCGGTTGAGCGGCGTGACGATCGCCGAGGACGACTCGGCGTAGCGGCGGCAGGCCTCCTCGTCGGCCTCGGTGCCCTCGAGGACGCGGTCGGCGAGCAGGCGGGCGGCGTTCGCGAGCAGGCGGGCCGACTCGAGGATGTTGCGCGCCATCACCGGCATCATGACGTTGAGCTCGAGGTTGCCCTGGGTGCCGGAGAAGGCGACCGTCGCGTCGTTCCCGATGACCTGGGCGCAGACCATCATCGTGGCCTCGCAGATCACCGGGTTGACCTTGCCCGGCATGATCGAGCTGCCCGGCTGCAGGTCGGGGATGCGGATCTCGGCGAGCCCGGTCGACGGGCCCGAGGACATCCAGCGGATGTCGTTGGCGATCTTGTACAGGCTCACCGCGACGGTGCGCAGCGCGCCGGAGACCTCGACGAGGCCGTCGCGGGCGCCCTGGGCCTCGATGTGGTCGCGGGCCTCGGTGAGCTCGGGAATCCCGGTGGACTGGCGCAGCTGCTCGACGACCTTGCCGCCGAAGCCCTCCGGGGTGTTGATCCCGGTGCCGACCGCGGTGCCGCCGATCGGCAGCTCGCCGAGGCGGGGGAGGGTCGCGCGGAGCCGCTCGCCGCCGTGGGTGCACTGCGTGGCCCAGCCGCCGGCCTCCTGGCCGAGCGTGATCGGCACGGCGTCCATGAGGTGCGTACGGCCGGACTTGACCACGTGCTTCCAGTCCTGCGCCTTGCGGTTGAGCACCGAGGCGAGGTGGTCGAGGCCCGGGATGGTGTCGCGGACGACGGCCTCGGTGGCCGCGAGGTGGATCGTCGTCGGGAAGACGTCGTTCGAGCTCTGCGAGGCGTTGACGTGGTCGTTCGGGTGGACCTTCTCGCCGCTCGCCCGCGAGGCGAGGGTGGCGATGACCTCGTTGGCGTTCATGTTCGAGCTGGTGCCCGAGCCGGTCTGGAACACGTCGATGGGGAACTCGCCGTCGTGCGCGCCCGAGGCGACCTCGTCGGCGGCGGCCGCGACGGCGTCCGCGATCCCGGCGTCGAGCACCCCCAGGTCCTTGTTCACCCGGGCGCACGCGCCCTTGACCAGGCCGAGGGCGCGGATCTGGGCCGGCTCGATCGGGCGGCCGGAGATCGGGAAGTTCTCCACCGCGCGCTGCGTCTGCGCCGCGTAGAGCGCCTGGGCCGGTACCTGGACCTCGCCCATGGTGTCGTGCTCGGTCCGGTACTCCTGCGCGCCGTTGCTGCTCATGGTCGTCATTGTGCCGCTCACTGCCAGGGGGACTCCTGCACGCCCTCGTCGTCGTCCCCGAGCTCGAAGCTGGAGTACTCCCGCAGCTTCGAGAGGCGGTGGTAGCC contains:
- a CDS encoding class II fumarate hydratase, with protein sequence MSSNGAQEYRTEHDTMGEVQVPAQALYAAQTQRAVENFPISGRPIEPAQIRALGLVKGACARVNKDLGVLDAGIADAVAAAADEVASGAHDGEFPIDVFQTGSGTSSNMNANEVIATLASRASGEKVHPNDHVNASQSSNDVFPTTIHLAATEAVVRDTIPGLDHLASVLNRKAQDWKHVVKSGRTHLMDAVPITLGQEAGGWATQCTHGGERLRATLPRLGELPIGGTAVGTGINTPEGFGGKVVEQLRQSTGIPELTEARDHIEAQGARDGLVEVSGALRTVAVSLYKIANDIRWMSSGPSTGLAEIRIPDLQPGSSIMPGKVNPVICEATMMVCAQVIGNDATVAFSGTQGNLELNVMMPVMARNILESARLLANAARLLADRVLEGTEADEEACRRYAESSSAIVTPLNRLIGYEEAAKIAKKAMKERRTIREVIEADGYVRDGKLTQEQLDTALDVLAMTRVDS